Below is a window of Sulfurisphaera ohwakuensis DNA.
TTTTCATTGGGAAAGACTACTGTTTCATCATAAAACCAGTCTGAAATTACTTTAAATATTCCTACGAATTTACCTCCGTATTTTTTAGCATAGTATTTACCCACATAAAATATTATAAAATCACCTGGTTTGATGTATTTCTCAACAGATTCTTTATGAAAACCAAAGAGGTTTGTTTTTACTACCGTCTCCCAAAAATCTTCTTGCACTGGAATTAGCCAATACATCAATTTTTAACTCTCAGTTAGGCTATATAAAAGTACTGTAATACTACCGTTTGAAAACAAGAGGTGAAATTGTGGGAGTTGCATTTTTAGGAAACTTTATTAGTTATCTGTAATAGTTAAATAACGTGAAGAAACTATTTCTATTTACTACCCCTAAAAGAACCTCATCAATAGAAGATTATGAACTTGATATATTATATAAAATTTCTGATAAATTTTCACTAGGTGATTTACTTGAATATAGTAGATGGACAGAGGGGAATATTAATTTTATTTATGCCAGATTTAAGGGTGGTTCTGTTAAGCTAAAATATATTGAGGGTAAAGAAGGTATTGCTCTTATTAGGGTTAAAAAGAGGTATCTAAACAAGAATAAGGATTTCAGCTAACATAACAGCAAATAAGCCGGACATAAATATCCCATCAAATGTTCCCATTCCTCCTATACTAACTATTTGTGGACTTGACTCAATTATTCTCTTTAGATTAAATAAGTCTGCACCAATAAGTGAACCTAAAACACTACTTACGTAAGCCGATACTGGGACCAGATAACTCATTTTAAAGAAAAACGCATAGCTTATTAATGCTGAGAATAAAGGTGCTATTAAAGGATTCATCACGACCCCTACTCCAGTAATCACTTTTGAGAATACGTTGCATATAATGCTCAATAAAATTATATCTACGATAAGTAAAATTATAGAAAAACCATGAAAGGCTAAAAATATTAGTGTTATTGATAATAACGAAGGAATAATAGCTCCTCCAACATTAACAGCAACTAATGTCTTTCTTAACTGATAAGAGAGCCTAGGCACGTAAATAGGAATTCCAAAAACGTATACGACATCAACCTCTGGAGCTAGTGCTGGTCTATTTATTTCTTTCACAACAATATTTACTGGACTAAGGATTAAACTTAACAAAGCTAGTTCTACTGCTAAAAAATAACTTATTGCTTCAT
It encodes the following:
- a CDS encoding EVE domain-containing protein; translation: MYWLIPVQEDFWETVVKTNLFGFHKESVEKYIKPGDFIIFYVGKYYAKKYGGKFVGIFKVISDWFYDETVVFPNEKLVGKAIEVYRIKLEPIIIGECPSKDIIWNLSFIEDKFQFSKYLRNVPANLKRPIPEEDAKKIEECLKASII
- a CDS encoding DUF1614 domain-containing protein; this encodes MAKRVLILTPFRGIYAIGYAFLGLIIFIISIGYFSSLLKIVGVNEAISYFLAVELALLSLILSPVNIVVKEINRPALAPEVDVVYVFGIPIYVPRLSYQLRKTLVAVNVGGAIIPSLLSITLIFLAFHGFSIILLIVDIILLSIICNVFSKVITGVGVVMNPLIAPLFSALISYAFFFKMSYLVPVSAYVSSVLGSLIGADLFNLKRIIESSPQIVSIGGMGTFDGIFMSGLFAVMLAEILILV